In Egicoccus sp. AB-alg2, a single genomic region encodes these proteins:
- a CDS encoding DUF1775 domain-containing protein → MRRTCLPLVVTGALLLPASPALGHAELIPYQLPPGTTSDIAIVLSHGCGDDDEWLSSEPQDDPPTTGVTLQVPPGVQAAPYAIEGWQVTVDGDDQRIETIRWELEDPAGTTETVALPFSVTLPDGPSGTQLWLPIVQDCVGGEQLSWTEEGEIRGGDAVPALRLFLNENSAPSDLSNLVEIDREQGLVTDPVVESNVLGRRLPAFGLALAGLGALVVAAVRRRRRLPAAG, encoded by the coding sequence GTGCGTCGAACCTGTCTGCCGCTCGTCGTCACCGGTGCGCTGTTGCTTCCGGCGTCCCCCGCCCTGGGTCATGCGGAATTGATCCCCTATCAGCTGCCGCCCGGCACGACCTCCGACATCGCGATCGTGCTGAGCCACGGATGTGGGGACGACGACGAGTGGCTGTCGTCGGAGCCGCAGGACGACCCACCGACGACGGGCGTGACGCTGCAGGTACCACCCGGGGTCCAGGCCGCGCCCTACGCGATCGAGGGTTGGCAGGTGACCGTCGATGGCGACGACCAGCGCATCGAGACCATCCGGTGGGAGCTCGAGGACCCGGCCGGCACCACCGAGACGGTCGCCCTGCCGTTCTCCGTCACCCTTCCCGACGGTCCCAGCGGCACGCAACTGTGGCTGCCCATCGTGCAGGACTGCGTGGGCGGCGAACAGCTGTCGTGGACCGAGGAGGGCGAGATCCGCGGCGGCGACGCCGTCCCCGCCCTGCGGCTGTTCCTGAACGAGAACTCGGCGCCGAGCGACCTGTCGAACCTGGTCGAGATCGACCGTGAGCAGGGGTTGGTGACCGACCCGGTCGTGGAGTCGAACGTGCTCGGGCGTAGGCTGCCCGCGTTCGGGCTGGCGCTGGCCGGCCTCGGTGCACTCGTCGTCGCGGCGGTGCGCCGCCGGCGTCGGCTGCCGGCAGCCGGCTGA